Proteins from a single region of Sphaerochaeta globosa str. Buddy:
- a CDS encoding MBL fold metallo-hydrolase: MLGSIIKEAQPKVGEIYFWWIGQSGFVLKTDSLCIVIDPYLSTTLEKATMEQSWKRHIRMMDILIEPIELSKVDYILISHEHRDHYDQVTVSGILSSNPACTVIASKALAQRIKAEQNCRVISLDDGQHWDENGLTIDSIRAKHNNYDQKEETGFPYLSYAIRLSSHTLFFAGDTIPHPPLEAFLSSIKPEMAFLPINGYTQELLEKGFASNLTYLEAINLALKTNVEIAIPCHYDMFTINTEQVGRFVNEANKQGLSYLIPTVNDTYILEQGGTIRWILH, from the coding sequence ATGCTCGGTTCGATAATTAAGGAAGCACAACCCAAAGTTGGGGAGATCTATTTCTGGTGGATAGGACAGAGCGGCTTCGTCTTGAAGACCGACTCCCTTTGCATCGTAATTGATCCATATCTTTCAACCACCTTGGAAAAGGCGACTATGGAGCAGAGTTGGAAACGTCACATTCGCATGATGGACATCCTGATCGAACCTATAGAGCTCTCCAAGGTTGATTACATACTCATCTCCCATGAACATCGAGACCACTATGACCAAGTGACGGTCAGCGGAATTCTCTCCTCCAATCCTGCATGTACCGTCATCGCTTCCAAAGCTCTCGCCCAAAGAATTAAGGCGGAACAAAACTGTAGGGTCATCAGTCTCGATGATGGACAACATTGGGATGAGAATGGATTGACTATAGACTCCATCCGGGCAAAGCATAACAACTATGACCAGAAGGAGGAAACAGGGTTCCCCTACCTGAGTTACGCCATTCGGCTTTCCTCCCATACCCTATTCTTTGCAGGGGACACAATTCCCCATCCCCCCTTGGAAGCCTTTTTATCCAGTATCAAGCCAGAAATGGCATTCCTGCCGATCAATGGCTACACCCAGGAGCTTCTTGAGAAGGGGTTTGCCTCGAATCTTACATACTTGGAGGCCATCAACCTCGCACTCAAAACAAACGTTGAAATCGCCATTCCCTGCCATTACGATATGTTCACAATCAACACGGAGCAGGTTGGTCGGTTCGTCAACGAGGCGAACAAACAAGGCCTTTCGTATCTGATTCCCACCGTGAACGATACCTATATTCTGGAACAAGGAGGCACTATCAGATGGATATTGCACTGA
- a CDS encoding ABC transporter substrate-binding protein — translation MKKALLVWLLITLVFPAFAAGNIEQAAPIKRESSVSSEEIALVGGSPFPKTVAITFMNSKPEITEALQAGCKVFGTTYNVDIELYETSSPGDALAKKYASGEAPTLAIVDLANIRDLYAEKLVDLSDETWVPLGGRELGAVMNGKVYGMPFTIEGTGLLYNKTAIEKIIGKPFVPTAYATLDAFKALCTELQKGGMKYPVVLNSEDWSVNKTYQWIYALQDGTIKGGIQFLKAVHDGKTTYEDNAIFQGVMDTYDYLISTNINHADPLAADYDLNASYVAEGEAAFWLNGTWAWPDFAPFAVQGMEYGICGYPINGAPAVQAKAFGAATKFIMIDKINSSEEQKKAARLFLNWLVFTKEGQDCLVNQCEIVPAFSNVTLQPTNPFNVSLKKLINDGLLAEGVTYSPSDHRSVLAAPLQAYLAGKNSRMDIAKLLDEYWTKRLPKE, via the coding sequence ATGAAAAAAGCTTTGCTGGTATGGTTACTCATTACCCTTGTATTTCCAGCGTTTGCTGCAGGAAATATTGAACAAGCTGCCCCGATCAAGAGGGAGTCTTCGGTTTCTTCAGAAGAAATTGCGCTGGTAGGAGGAAGCCCATTCCCAAAAACTGTTGCGATTACATTCATGAATTCAAAACCAGAAATTACAGAAGCATTACAGGCAGGCTGTAAGGTGTTTGGCACTACGTACAATGTCGACATTGAACTGTATGAGACATCCTCTCCCGGTGATGCTTTGGCCAAGAAGTATGCATCAGGTGAAGCCCCTACGTTGGCTATTGTTGATTTGGCAAATATTCGGGACTTGTATGCAGAAAAATTGGTCGACTTGTCTGACGAAACTTGGGTTCCTCTTGGGGGGCGAGAACTAGGGGCGGTGATGAATGGCAAGGTGTATGGTATGCCTTTCACCATTGAAGGTACTGGCTTGCTGTATAACAAGACTGCAATTGAGAAAATTATTGGAAAACCCTTTGTTCCAACTGCCTATGCAACGCTCGACGCTTTCAAGGCCCTCTGTACTGAATTGCAGAAAGGTGGGATGAAGTATCCCGTCGTCCTCAACTCGGAAGATTGGTCTGTCAACAAGACCTACCAATGGATATATGCATTGCAGGATGGGACAATTAAGGGTGGGATTCAATTCCTGAAAGCTGTACACGATGGCAAGACTACGTATGAAGATAATGCAATTTTCCAGGGTGTGATGGATACCTACGACTATCTCATTTCCACCAATATCAACCATGCTGATCCGCTCGCTGCAGACTATGATTTGAATGCCAGCTATGTGGCGGAAGGGGAAGCAGCTTTCTGGCTGAATGGAACTTGGGCATGGCCTGATTTTGCCCCTTTTGCGGTTCAGGGTATGGAATATGGTATCTGCGGCTATCCCATTAACGGTGCCCCCGCTGTCCAGGCGAAAGCTTTTGGAGCTGCAACAAAGTTTATTATGATTGACAAAATCAACAGTAGCGAAGAGCAGAAAAAAGCTGCAAGATTGTTCTTGAATTGGTTGGTATTCACAAAGGAAGGGCAGGATTGTCTGGTGAATCAGTGTGAGATTGTCCCTGCGTTCTCAAACGTTACGTTACAGCCCACGAATCCGTTCAATGTCAGTCTGAAGAAACTGATCAACGACGGGTTGTTGGCCGAAGGCGTTACGTATTCACCTTCAGACCACAGGAGCGTATTGGCCGCCCCGCTTCAGGCATATCTAGCCGGAAAGAACTCAAGAATGGATATTGCCAAGTTGCTTGATGAGTATTGGACCAAACGACTGCCCAAGGAATGA
- a CDS encoding C4-dicarboxylate TRAP transporter substrate-binding protein has protein sequence MKMVKRIVLALLVLLLSSSLFATGQAETAAKPVVLKVSMAETSTDIKGDIIKDMAAEVESATNGRIKFEIYYSNELGSLADVTEQMVMGGNILAGTSGDFYATYGSPDIMGTALLYALPTPDAVQKFNDSPLFQKMANDIEKASGLKMLCMNWAAAPRSVMSTKPINNIADLKNLKLRVPGAAVSAFFQALGSSTESMPFSEIYTAMSQGVLQACEAPLSTLYSYSLHEVAKNIYLSEHSLAPSCWAMSATIFNSLSSADQKVLQDAMVKYGKVFTQKGLETQASYRQKMEEAGVKFVKPSAVDVETLKKAGKASFAMFPNMTAGLFDQISAIIY, from the coding sequence ATGAAAATGGTAAAACGTATCGTATTGGCTCTGCTCGTGCTCCTGCTCAGTTCATCGTTGTTCGCAACCGGACAAGCAGAGACCGCGGCAAAGCCCGTTGTCTTGAAAGTCAGCATGGCAGAAACCTCGACTGACATCAAGGGCGATATCATCAAGGATATGGCCGCTGAGGTTGAGAGTGCTACCAATGGAAGAATCAAGTTCGAAATCTACTACAGTAACGAACTGGGTTCCTTGGCCGACGTCACAGAACAGATGGTCATGGGTGGAAATATCTTGGCAGGAACCTCCGGTGACTTCTATGCCACCTATGGAAGTCCTGACATCATGGGGACGGCGCTACTATACGCTCTTCCAACCCCTGATGCCGTGCAGAAGTTCAATGACTCTCCGCTTTTCCAAAAAATGGCGAACGACATTGAGAAGGCCTCTGGACTAAAGATGCTCTGCATGAACTGGGCTGCTGCCCCTAGAAGTGTGATGTCTACCAAACCTATCAACAACATTGCAGACTTGAAGAATCTCAAGCTTCGCGTTCCCGGTGCAGCAGTTTCTGCCTTCTTCCAGGCTTTAGGCTCCTCCACCGAGTCGATGCCCTTTAGCGAAATTTACACAGCCATGAGTCAAGGAGTGCTTCAGGCTTGTGAAGCTCCATTGAGTACCCTTTACTCTTACAGCCTGCATGAAGTCGCCAAGAACATCTATCTCTCGGAACACTCCCTCGCTCCGTCATGCTGGGCAATGAGTGCCACAATCTTCAACAGTCTCTCCTCCGCCGACCAGAAGGTCCTTCAAGATGCTATGGTCAAGTACGGGAAGGTTTTCACCCAGAAGGGATTGGAAACGCAAGCCTCGTATCGTCAGAAGATGGAAGAAGCCGGTGTGAAGTTCGTCAAACCCTCTGCTGTGGATGTCGAGACTCTGAAGAAGGCAGGCAAGGCTAGCTTTGCAATGTTCCCGAATATGACTGCGGGGCTCTTCGATCAGATTTCTGCGATAATCTACTAA
- a CDS encoding SDR family NAD(P)-dependent oxidoreductase, protein MFDSDFIQSICSLEGKNAIVTGGNQGIGRGIACSLARLGAHVTIVGRNPRTLQETLKLLPGEYHEAYTLDVSDRKEVNAFFQTYKEHHECLDIYINNAAYSVHATLEETKQEDIDGLLDTNLKGALCCLQQAARIMKAQRKGSIVVITSVNGLNPHPTQAMYSVTKFALEGAVKALASSLGPYNVRVNSCAPGAIDTPINAEAFNTPGFKEEFNKKVALRRIGTIEEIGEAVALLAGDAFRYMTGATVVIDGGLMLKQVP, encoded by the coding sequence ATGTTTGACTCTGATTTTATCCAATCTATCTGTAGTCTTGAAGGAAAAAACGCCATTGTTACGGGGGGCAACCAAGGTATCGGTAGGGGCATCGCCTGTTCTCTTGCCAGGCTGGGAGCCCATGTTACCATTGTAGGAAGGAATCCTCGAACCCTTCAGGAGACGTTGAAGCTACTTCCTGGCGAGTATCATGAAGCATATACTCTTGATGTTTCAGACAGGAAAGAAGTAAACGCATTCTTCCAGACTTACAAAGAACATCATGAATGTCTTGATATCTACATCAACAATGCAGCTTACTCGGTCCATGCCACCTTGGAGGAAACAAAACAGGAGGATATCGATGGGCTTCTGGATACCAACCTCAAAGGTGCTCTTTGTTGCCTGCAGCAGGCCGCAAGGATCATGAAGGCGCAGAGAAAGGGCTCGATTGTGGTTATCACCTCAGTCAACGGGTTGAACCCTCACCCCACCCAGGCGATGTACTCGGTCACCAAATTCGCCTTGGAAGGAGCAGTGAAAGCCCTCGCTTCCTCCCTCGGCCCTTACAACGTTCGGGTCAATAGCTGTGCACCTGGTGCCATCGACACCCCAATCAATGCGGAGGCTTTCAATACCCCCGGATTCAAGGAGGAATTCAACAAGAAGGTTGCTCTCAGACGAATCGGAACTATAGAAGAAATCGGGGAAGCAGTAGCTCTACTTGCAGGAGACGCCTTCCGATACATGACCGGAGCCACCGTCGTCATCGACGGAGGACTGATGCTCAAGCAGGTTCCCTGA
- a CDS encoding mannonate dehydratase, with translation MDIALNFFGDHHAPLKAIAQQLGINKAVCTVPYSAKQSAYIESWHTLALRSQMLEMKQYGMEIAVLEGIKFIDAAKLGTNDADQAIDNFCTLLKNMHQLGIKTVCYNWMPIFGWFRTNLEVPVRGGALATAFSLDAVKDLEETSAGKVKAEDLWKNLAYFMSRVVPVAEMYKIQLALHPDDPPVGEIAGVERILTSSDAMMKAIDLVPSEYNGIAFCQGTFATMGSNVPKEIRRFDKRIHFAHFRDVTGNAEQFVECFADDGITDMEETIESYYDIGFKGVIRPDHTPTFIGENNQIPGYGILGNLFTIGYLRGLMEAIEKRKIRENQRL, from the coding sequence ATGGATATTGCACTGAACTTTTTTGGGGACCACCACGCACCGTTGAAAGCCATCGCCCAGCAACTGGGCATCAACAAGGCTGTCTGTACTGTCCCTTACAGCGCAAAGCAGAGTGCCTATATTGAAAGCTGGCATACCTTAGCTTTGCGTTCCCAGATGCTTGAGATGAAACAATATGGCATGGAAATTGCCGTCTTGGAAGGAATCAAGTTCATCGATGCTGCCAAACTGGGAACCAATGACGCCGATCAGGCCATCGACAACTTCTGTACTCTGCTCAAGAATATGCACCAACTTGGTATCAAGACAGTCTGTTACAACTGGATGCCGATTTTCGGCTGGTTTAGAACGAACCTTGAGGTTCCTGTCCGGGGTGGTGCACTTGCCACAGCCTTTTCTCTCGATGCTGTGAAGGATCTAGAGGAAACCTCTGCTGGAAAAGTGAAGGCAGAGGACCTTTGGAAAAACCTTGCATACTTTATGAGTCGCGTGGTTCCTGTTGCAGAAATGTATAAGATACAGCTTGCCCTTCACCCGGATGATCCCCCGGTAGGAGAAATAGCCGGTGTAGAACGGATACTCACCAGTAGCGATGCCATGATGAAAGCCATTGACCTGGTTCCCAGCGAATACAACGGCATCGCCTTTTGTCAGGGTACTTTCGCTACGATGGGTAGTAATGTACCTAAGGAAATTCGACGATTCGACAAGCGCATCCATTTCGCTCACTTCAGGGATGTCACAGGAAATGCCGAACAATTCGTAGAATGCTTTGCCGATGATGGGATTACTGATATGGAAGAGACCATCGAAAGCTACTACGACATCGGCTTCAAGGGAGTCATCCGACCTGACCACACCCCGACCTTCATCGGAGAAAACAACCAGATTCCTGGATACGGCATTTTGGGTAACCTCTTTACCATCGGCTACCTAAGAGGCCTTATGGAAGCTATAGAGAAACGTAAAATACGGGAGAATCAACGCCTATGA
- a CDS encoding TRAP transporter large permease: MNLIPLCILAISFMLGFPCAFALIISVIPYFILDPYISINVVIQRLVSSSESISLMAVPFFITAGTIMNYSGISGKLMSLADALVGHLTGGLGHVNVLLSTLMGGISGSGAADAAMECKLLVPEMEKRGYDKGFSAAVTAASACITPIIPPGVGLVVFAFVCEVSLGKLMSAGYIPGLLMMIGMMLLVGFISRKRGYKPSRTKRATIKEILTLTKQSSWALFLPFGLIMGLRFGMFTATEGGAMMALYSLIIGKYVYKELKFRDLPKILYESVLSMAAVMLVLTAANVFSYYLSWERIPQALSASLIEISKNKYLFLLFVNVLLLILGMFLDGMATMIILAPLLAPVATALGIDLVQFGLVMCLNCAIGAITPPFGTYIFLVSGTVKVKTDLLVRELLPFIGVCIAVLIVITYIPWFTMVIPNLLF, encoded by the coding sequence ATGAACCTTATCCCATTGTGTATCCTTGCCATTAGCTTCATGCTTGGCTTCCCCTGCGCCTTCGCCCTGATCATCTCGGTCATCCCCTACTTCATCCTTGACCCCTATATTTCAATCAACGTCGTCATACAACGACTTGTCTCCTCTTCAGAGAGTATCTCCTTAATGGCCGTCCCCTTCTTCATCACCGCCGGCACAATCATGAACTACTCAGGAATTTCCGGAAAGCTCATGTCTCTAGCCGATGCCCTGGTGGGTCATCTTACCGGTGGTCTTGGACATGTCAATGTCCTTCTTTCCACCTTGATGGGAGGTATCTCCGGAAGCGGAGCTGCCGATGCTGCAATGGAATGCAAACTCCTTGTTCCCGAAATGGAGAAGCGGGGGTATGACAAAGGCTTCAGCGCTGCAGTAACCGCAGCTTCAGCTTGCATTACTCCAATCATCCCTCCTGGAGTTGGGTTAGTCGTCTTCGCCTTCGTCTGTGAAGTTTCCCTTGGGAAACTGATGAGTGCTGGATATATACCCGGTTTACTGATGATGATCGGCATGATGCTGTTAGTTGGCTTCATCAGCCGAAAGCGAGGATACAAGCCCTCAAGAACAAAACGGGCAACCATCAAGGAGATTTTGACTCTGACTAAGCAGTCCAGTTGGGCGCTCTTCCTCCCCTTTGGATTAATAATGGGCCTTCGTTTCGGCATGTTCACCGCCACTGAAGGTGGAGCTATGATGGCTCTCTATTCCCTGATCATTGGTAAATATGTCTATAAGGAACTGAAGTTCCGTGATCTTCCCAAGATTCTCTATGAATCGGTATTGAGCATGGCAGCCGTCATGCTGGTCCTCACCGCAGCCAATGTCTTCAGTTACTATCTTAGCTGGGAAAGAATTCCCCAAGCCCTCAGCGCTTCACTCATTGAAATCAGCAAAAACAAATATCTCTTCCTACTCTTCGTCAATGTACTTCTGCTTATTCTTGGGATGTTCCTTGACGGCATGGCTACGATGATTATCCTAGCCCCATTATTGGCACCAGTTGCGACCGCATTGGGAATCGATTTGGTACAATTTGGTCTGGTTATGTGCCTCAACTGCGCCATCGGGGCGATCACCCCACCATTTGGGACTTATATCTTCCTTGTCTCAGGGACGGTCAAGGTGAAGACAGACCTCCTTGTCAGGGAACTACTTCCCTTCATAGGGGTTTGTATCGCGGTGTTAATAGTAATAACCTATATCCCATGGTTTACCATGGTCATACCCAATCTTCTCTTCTAA
- a CDS encoding IS1/IS1595 family N-terminal zinc-binding domain-containing protein has product MPKHITSSRKETPWTGKDDATPLQSFIDAINLSNYKKKHPSISDTEESELLNSYAPQECRYCQSLKIQKYGFTSNHVRRYRCSDCERTFTVTTGTIFDNHKIPISEWVDYLLGLFRMQSFNSVSKSNRNSDTTTNYWTSKLCLTLRGYQDTIVLRGKAYIDETFYKLRKEDIQMKEDGLQYRGLSRNQICMGIGCDLSGHVFCTIEGNGKTSSKKTLEAFLHHIEPGTTLVHDREKSHDSLVKDLHLVSEAHSSKSLKGLPDKENPMNEINQRCRQLKQFLNSHSGFDRANLSDYLNLFAFIVNPPNDPYKKIETLLNRVFENPISLSYREKYSN; this is encoded by the coding sequence ATGCCCAAGCATATCACTTCATCCAGGAAGGAGACACCCTGGACCGGCAAGGACGATGCGACCCCGTTGCAATCATTCATTGATGCAATCAATCTGTCCAACTACAAGAAGAAGCATCCCTCAATTTCGGACACCGAAGAAAGTGAGCTTCTCAACTCCTATGCACCCCAGGAGTGCCGGTATTGCCAGAGCCTCAAGATCCAGAAATACGGATTCACGAGCAACCATGTCAGACGTTACCGGTGTTCGGATTGCGAAAGGACTTTCACGGTCACAACGGGCACCATATTCGACAACCACAAGATACCCATAAGCGAATGGGTGGATTATCTGCTCGGCTTGTTCAGGATGCAGAGCTTCAACTCAGTATCGAAATCAAACAGAAACAGCGACACAACAACGAATTACTGGACATCCAAACTCTGCCTTACACTCAGGGGATACCAAGATACTATTGTTCTCAGGGGAAAAGCTTACATCGATGAGACCTTCTACAAGCTGAGGAAAGAAGATATCCAGATGAAGGAGGATGGGCTGCAGTATCGTGGTCTATCACGAAACCAGATCTGCATGGGGATAGGATGCGATCTCTCCGGCCATGTTTTCTGTACCATCGAGGGGAACGGAAAGACATCCTCCAAGAAAACGTTGGAGGCATTCCTTCATCATATCGAGCCAGGGACAACCCTTGTCCATGATAGAGAGAAAAGCCATGACAGTCTGGTGAAAGACCTGCACTTGGTGAGTGAAGCTCATAGCTCGAAGTCGCTCAAAGGCTTGCCTGACAAGGAAAATCCAATGAACGAAATCAACCAGCGCTGTCGACAGCTCAAGCAGTTCCTGAACTCGCATTCCGGTTTTGACAGAGCCAATCTCTCTGATTACTTGAACCTCTTTGCTTTTATTGTCAATCCTCCCAACGACCCGTACAAAAAGATTGAAACTCTACTCAACAGGGTTTTCGAAAACCCTATTTCGCTCAGTTACAGAGAGAAATACTCAAACTAA
- a CDS encoding TRAP transporter small permease: MKKKLLWLILHIEETISVIGLSGMLLFTIFNVVMRYAFDRPKSWATELAVICLVWATFPGAAACHKKNLHYGMDFLVNRLPENMQYRLRQVLMGVCVILFATLTYVAIAFTIRTTKTTSFFMVSYRFINSAAIVGFLSMTIYSLYFFIKSIKAPDYFKQYYANAYQETDDMKVELQGEQA, encoded by the coding sequence ATGAAAAAGAAACTCCTTTGGTTGATACTTCACATTGAGGAAACCATCTCGGTCATCGGCCTCTCGGGAATGTTGCTGTTTACCATCTTCAATGTGGTCATGCGCTATGCATTCGATAGACCCAAGAGCTGGGCGACAGAACTTGCGGTCATCTGCCTGGTCTGGGCTACCTTTCCCGGAGCTGCTGCCTGCCATAAAAAGAATCTCCACTATGGAATGGATTTCCTCGTCAACCGACTGCCCGAGAATATGCAGTATAGACTTCGTCAAGTCCTAATGGGGGTTTGCGTAATTCTATTCGCAACACTGACCTATGTGGCTATCGCATTTACCATCAGAACTACCAAGACTACTTCATTTTTCATGGTCTCCTACCGATTCATCAACAGCGCAGCCATCGTCGGGTTCCTCAGCATGACCATTTATTCGCTCTACTTCTTCATCAAGAGTATCAAAGCACCTGACTATTTCAAGCAATACTACGCTAATGCCTATCAAGAAACCGACGATATGAAAGTCGAGCTTCAAGGAGAACAAGCATGA
- a CDS encoding RraA family protein, with translation MIFTTPEELISITPQWKGERFADGRPKVADRYLEALRQMTLEELWKVIFVKGYENQFIAMKSLHPEFKESGDVNCKLIGRAVTAMYAPSRPDYHEASLTLAQQKGLSGTPNQWIIDSLTEGDVIIIDMYDKIYKGTFVGGNLLTAIQTKTIHGGAVIWGGIRDVEQMQKVPDVQVYYRGIDPTPIRDFSMLQMNGAIRLGQGREAAICLPGDIVYGCSGGVLFIPPHLVASVVDGAFKTQIKDLFGFEMISLNRFTTAQIDKHVWTKEMLDLLVEFIKTDPKADAYRGIDWSEEYSLANDLTAHSGQSAL, from the coding sequence ATGATTTTCACGACACCAGAGGAGTTGATTTCAATAACCCCCCAATGGAAAGGAGAACGGTTTGCCGACGGGAGGCCCAAGGTAGCGGACCGCTACTTGGAGGCTTTACGACAGATGACATTGGAGGAGCTATGGAAGGTCATCTTCGTCAAAGGGTATGAAAACCAGTTCATTGCGATGAAGTCGCTCCACCCGGAGTTCAAGGAGTCCGGGGATGTTAATTGTAAGCTGATCGGTAGGGCGGTAACTGCCATGTATGCCCCCTCTCGGCCGGACTATCATGAAGCTTCCCTCACCCTTGCACAACAGAAGGGGCTTTCCGGTACACCCAACCAGTGGATTATCGACAGCCTCACCGAAGGCGACGTAATTATTATTGACATGTATGACAAAATCTATAAGGGAACCTTCGTAGGTGGTAATTTGCTTACTGCCATCCAAACGAAAACAATTCATGGTGGAGCTGTTATCTGGGGCGGCATACGAGATGTAGAACAAATGCAGAAGGTACCCGATGTACAGGTATATTACCGAGGCATCGATCCAACCCCAATCAGAGATTTCTCCATGCTTCAGATGAATGGTGCCATCAGGCTTGGCCAGGGTCGGGAAGCAGCCATCTGCCTCCCCGGGGATATTGTGTACGGTTGTAGTGGCGGAGTGCTCTTCATTCCTCCACACCTAGTAGCTTCTGTGGTCGATGGAGCGTTCAAGACGCAGATCAAGGACCTTTTTGGATTTGAGATGATCTCCCTGAATCGATTCACTACCGCCCAAATAGATAAACATGTCTGGACGAAAGAAATGCTCGATCTGTTGGTCGAGTTCATCAAAACCGACCCAAAAGCAGATGCTTACCGCGGAATCGATTGGTCGGAAGAGTATTCTTTAGCAAATGACCTGACCGCACACAGTGGTCAAAGTGCATTATAA
- a CDS encoding mandelate racemase/muconate lactonizing enzyme family protein, whose product MRASQQIDPETLRITDMRFADIIDAPKRCTLMKIMTNQGIEGYGEVRDAASKTYALMLKSRIIGENPCNVDKIFRKIKQFGGHSRQGGGVSGIEIALWDIVGKVYQVPLYQLLGGKYRDKIRIYCDTDVEGRHSGLEMGKALKERMAMGFTFLKMDLGIGMLLGKEGMLTAPLGLLEEMKTYAPHVLNAQGGSVTSDMISHQKSYALATTAHPFTGIHLTEKGLDYLETYISDVRSVIGYDIPLAVDHFGHVCVEDGIRFARRMEKYNLAWIEDIVPWMYTDQYRRLKEATTIPVCTGEDIYLAENFKPLVESHAVSVIHPDILTCGGAAELKRIADMADDAGIAVAIHMAESPIACMAAVHVAAAMHNVMALELHSVDVPWWKNIVIGLDEPLIHDGFIKVPEKPGLGIESLNDSVIQAHLNPKIPGLWESTDEWDQEFSNDRLWS is encoded by the coding sequence ATGAGAGCAAGCCAACAAATCGATCCAGAAACCCTCAGGATCACCGACATGCGATTTGCAGATATCATCGATGCACCGAAGCGATGTACTTTGATGAAGATCATGACAAATCAAGGCATCGAAGGGTACGGAGAAGTCAGAGATGCTGCCAGTAAAACTTATGCACTTATGCTAAAGAGCAGAATCATCGGCGAGAATCCCTGCAATGTAGATAAGATTTTTCGAAAAATCAAACAATTCGGAGGTCACTCCCGTCAAGGTGGTGGGGTCTCAGGCATCGAAATTGCACTTTGGGATATTGTAGGCAAAGTCTATCAAGTCCCTCTTTACCAACTGCTCGGAGGCAAGTATCGAGACAAAATACGAATCTACTGTGATACCGATGTAGAAGGTAGACATAGTGGGTTGGAAATGGGGAAGGCACTGAAAGAACGGATGGCGATGGGATTCACTTTTCTAAAAATGGATCTTGGTATCGGAATGTTATTAGGTAAAGAGGGAATGCTTACTGCTCCTTTAGGATTACTTGAGGAGATGAAAACCTATGCTCCGCATGTATTGAATGCCCAAGGTGGTTCTGTTACTTCGGACATGATCAGTCATCAGAAGAGTTATGCCCTTGCCACTACAGCTCACCCATTTACTGGGATTCACCTTACGGAAAAGGGTCTGGATTACCTGGAAACGTATATTTCTGACGTCAGATCGGTTATTGGGTATGACATCCCGCTGGCTGTAGACCACTTTGGTCACGTTTGTGTTGAGGATGGCATACGTTTCGCCCGTAGGATGGAAAAGTACAATCTTGCCTGGATCGAGGATATTGTTCCCTGGATGTACACTGACCAGTATAGGCGCCTTAAGGAAGCAACGACCATTCCGGTCTGTACAGGGGAGGATATCTATCTCGCAGAAAACTTCAAACCGTTGGTGGAGTCGCATGCTGTCTCGGTTATCCACCCAGACATTTTAACCTGCGGTGGAGCTGCAGAACTGAAGAGAATAGCCGATATGGCCGATGATGCCGGTATTGCAGTGGCCATTCATATGGCTGAAAGTCCAATCGCGTGTATGGCAGCGGTACATGTAGCAGCAGCAATGCATAATGTCATGGCCTTGGAACTACACTCTGTGGATGTTCCGTGGTGGAAGAATATTGTCATCGGTCTTGATGAGCCGCTTATTCATGATGGATTCATCAAGGTGCCAGAGAAACCAGGACTCGGTATTGAGTCTTTGAACGATTCGGTTATTCAAGCGCATCTCAATCCCAAGATTCCAGGCCTGTGGGAAAGCACCGATGAGTGGGACCAGGAGTTCTCAAACGACAGACTCTGGAGCTAA